In Desulfobacterales bacterium, the genomic stretch ATCCAATCCTCCCGGGTTGATTATGAAGCATACTTACCACATTTTTTACGACATTACAAGGTTGACGTGACACTAGGTTGCTGCTGACGAAATTGCTGATATCGGCGTCTTCATATGGGATAATGCGCTCCATGTGATCGACAAGATATACTTTTGTCTGCTTGAAATTGGAAAAGATCGTGGCATACTCGCAGCCGACTATTCCGGCGCCGATGATCATCAATTTCTTTGGAAATTTTTTCAGCTTCAAGATGCCGTCGGAATCAAAAATACGCTCCTGATCGATGTCTATCCCGGGAATCTTTCGGGGAGAGGAGCCGGTTGCAATCAGAACATTCTCAGTGATAATTTCTTCTTTTTTATTGTCCGGGAAATGGATCAGCAGACGGTTTTGTGCAACAAACGATCCGCTGCCTTCTTTATAAATCAATGCGCCCGGCCCCTGCCAGCGTCCGGGGGAAAAGACATCGACCTGGGATTGCATCTGGGTTTGTTTTTCCTTAACGGCTTCGAGGACGGTTGCCCGGACCTTGCTGAAGTCTACCTTAAGTCCGGCAGCCTGGTATCCCCGGTCCTTTTTGGCGGCAATGGCATAATCTTTGGAAAGCTCCCAAAAAGTTTTCGATGCCAGTGCCCCCCACATCACGCCTGCCCCGCCAATTTGTCCGCGTTCGATCAGACAGACCTTTTTGCCTAAATCAAGCGCCCGGACAGCGGCAGCAAGCCCGCCGGGTCCGCATCCCAGAATAGAGAGATCAAATGCTTCAGGATTATTAGACATAGAACCAAACTCCTTGTCAGGGCAGACACTTTTTGCCCATTTCATAAATTCAGTCTAAAAAAGGTTGCCCGCACTTTGCCGGTCCGGGCAACCTTTTCGGATGTTGAAATTCATCAGGCCGGCAGGAACAGCAGCCCCAGGATAAATATCACGGCACTGACCACCAGTGCCACCATGGTGTATCCCACTATTTCGCGGGCCTTTAAGCCGGTAATGCCCAGCAGGGCCAGGGCCCAGAAAGGTTGCAGCATGTTGGTCCACTCGTCCCCGTAAGCTACTGCCATAATGATTTTGTTGATGGAGATGTCAAGGGCCTGGGCGGCCTTGACCATGATGGGGCCCTGAACAGCCCATTGGCCGCCGCCGGACGGCACGAACATATTCACAAATCCGGCGCTGATAAAGGTAAATACGGGAAAGGTCGTTGGATTCGAAATGGCCACAAACCAGCCTGCCATAATGGCTACCAGGCCCGAGAATTTCATCATGCCCATGATGCCGGCATAGAACGGAAACTGAACAATAATCCCGGCGCAAGAACGGGCGCCTTTACTGACGGCGCGGATGTAGTTCAGCGGGGTTCGCTGGAAAAGGATTCCCAAAAACAGGAAGGTAAAATTGACGATGTCGAGGTTCAGCTGGAACCCCTTTGTGCCGAAATACCAGAATACGTAAACCATTCCCATAATGCCGATGATGGCGGAGATGACCTTGCTGTTTTCAAACCAGTCGGCGGGGACCATATCCTGCTCCGGTAATTCTTCGGTGATTTCTTTTTCCACCAGAGTGATATCGACATGCTTTATTTCAACGATGTCCTCCTCTTTTTTGGGCGCCATCAGCATGCAGGTAATCGGTATGAAAATAATCAGGGCAAGGGTGATGAAGATGTTCAAAGGACTGAAAAGGGTCTGGCTGGTGGGAATAATGCCGATCTGATCCACCAGAAAATGCTTTTCAGTGGCCACCAGCAGCGGCGCCGATGCCGAGAGGCCGCCGTGCCAGGTCAAAAAACCGGCATAGCCGGCCGCACCCAGCAGGGGGTAATGCATGGGGATGTTTCTCAAGTGCGCGCTGCGGCCCACCTCGCGGGCTACCAGGGCGCCCACGATGATCCCCAGTCCCCAGTTGATCCAGGACGCGATGGCTGCCACAAACGTTACCAGAAAAATGGCGCTGGTTTGCTTGTCCGGTATTCCGGCAATTTTTTCAATCCAGCCCCTGACGATTTGTGATGTTGCCAGGGCATGGCCGGTTACCAGAATCAGGCACATCTGCATACCGAAGCTCAGCAATGTCCAGAACCCGTCATACCAGTGTTTAATCATGTCAAACGGTCCGCTTTCAGTCAGAATCAAACCCAGGATGTAGGTCAGGAATGTCAGCAGGATTGCGAACAACATGGGGTCCGGCATCCACCGGCGCGCCCAGCGATCAAAAACACTTCCCATTGCTCTAATCATGATTGTCCTCCTTTTTCTCAAAATAACTCGGTTTAACTCATAAAGAACAAAGACCATAGGATCTTTAGATTTGGGCATCACCTCCTTAAAATTTAGAACACAGTTGTAGGGTTATAGCGGTTGTCAAATTAACGTTTCGTTACACCGCCGGACAATTTCGTTTCAAACGGAAGATAATTTTGAAATCTGCTTTATGATCAAAGGGCGGACTGCGTATAGATTTGAGTATAGAAATAAAAAAGCGGAAAGGTCAAGATTGAAAAAAAACATGCTGGATGTTCAAGAATTTCCATTCATTATTACGATCAATCCATATGATGAACATCAATACTTCAAGATTTTTCTATAAGAGAAACCACGCTGTCAAGGGCCTGGTCCAGCAATTCCGGCTTGGTGCCGCCGGCCTGGGCCATGTCGGGCCGGCCGCCGCCGCTGCCGCCCACTACGGCAGCGGCCGCTTTGACGATATTGCCGGCATGGAATCGGTCCGTCAGATCCTTTGTCACCACCGCGATGAGCATGACCTTGCTATCGCTGACACTGCCGAGGACGATGATGCCGGACTGCAGTTTGTCTTTAAATTGATCGGCCATGTTGCGCAGGGCCGCCGGAGAGTCCACCGCTACCTTTTGAACCAGCAGGGATACCCCCTTGACGGTTTTTGTTTCGATGGAATTGGCCGGTGCGGCCGATCCGGAAGCGATTTTTCCCTGAAGATCCACCAGTTTTTTTTCAAGGGCTTTATGGTCGGAAATAATTTTATCGATGCGCTGGGGTACGCTTTCCGGCTTTTCCCGCACCAGACGGGCTGCATCCTGGAGCAGACCGGCGGTCTGCTGGACGAAGGAAACAGCCGCATCGCTGGTGACGGCCTCAATGCGGCGAACCCCTGAAGCCACGCTCGATTCCGCGATGATTTTAAAAAAACCGATATCGCCGGTGCGGCCGGTGTGAGTGCCGCCGCATAGCTCCTTGCTGAAATCAGCCAGGGAGATGACCCGGACACGGTCGCCGTATTTTTCTTCAAACAGCGCGGTGGCATTGCTCTTGAACGCTTTTTCGGCGTCCATTTCTTCGGTGTGGGTGGAGACGTTTCGGCGAATGTGTGCATTGACCTGGGTTTCGATGCTGTTCAGGGTCGCTGCGTCCACCTGGGCGAAATGGGTAAAATCAAAACGCAGTCGATCCGGTGCAACCAGCGAACCGGCCTGTTTGACATGATCCCCCAAGACTTCCCGCAAGACTGCGTGCAGGATATGGGTGGCGGTATGGTTCAGGGCCGTGGCTTTACGGGTGTTTTCATCAACCGAAAGCGTGACGCTGTCGCCCTTTTGAATGTGGCCGGAAACGACCTTTCCCCGGTGGATGATCAAACCGTTGGGGTCTTTAATGGTGGTGGTGATTTCCATTTTGCCGGTGTGACCGGCCAGTGCCCCCCTGTCGCCGGCCTGGCCGCCGGCTTCTCCATAAAAAGGGGTCCGGTCGGTTACAATTTCCACCGGTTCGCCTGTTTGGGCTTGGGATACATCGCTGCCGTCCTTTACCATGACCATGACCTTGGCCTGACAGGACAGGGTATCATATCCGACGAATTCCGGTTTAAATCCGCCGGCGGAGAGATTTTTATAGGCGTCAATGACTTTGGCAAAGGTGGCTATTGATCGGGACTGTTCCCGCTGC encodes the following:
- a CDS encoding FAD-dependent oxidoreductase, which codes for MSNNPEAFDLSILGCGPGGLAAAVRALDLGKKVCLIERGQIGGAGVMWGALASKTFWELSKDYAIAAKKDRGYQAAGLKVDFSKVRATVLEAVKEKQTQMQSQVDVFSPGRWQGPGALIYKEGSGSFVAQNRLLIHFPDNKKEEIITENVLIATGSSPRKIPGIDIDQERIFDSDGILKLKKFPKKLMIIGAGIVGCEYATIFSNFKQTKVYLVDHMERIIPYEDADISNFVSSNLVSRQPCNVVKNVVSMLHNQPGRIG
- a CDS encoding short-chain fatty acid transporter, whose product is MIRAMGSVFDRWARRWMPDPMLFAILLTFLTYILGLILTESGPFDMIKHWYDGFWTLLSFGMQMCLILVTGHALATSQIVRGWIEKIAGIPDKQTSAIFLVTFVAAIASWINWGLGIIVGALVAREVGRSAHLRNIPMHYPLLGAAGYAGFLTWHGGLSASAPLLVATEKHFLVDQIGIIPTSQTLFSPLNIFITLALIIFIPITCMLMAPKKEEDIVEIKHVDITLVEKEITEELPEQDMVPADWFENSKVISAIIGIMGMVYVFWYFGTKGFQLNLDIVNFTFLFLGILFQRTPLNYIRAVSKGARSCAGIIVQFPFYAGIMGMMKFSGLVAIMAGWFVAISNPTTFPVFTFISAGFVNMFVPSGGGQWAVQGPIMVKAAQALDISINKIIMAVAYGDEWTNMLQPFWALALLGITGLKAREIVGYTMVALVVSAVIFILGLLFLPA
- the alaS gene encoding alanine--tRNA ligase; protein product: MTGNEARTLFLEYFKKHDHQIVRSSSLVPADDPTLLFSNAGMVQFKRTFLGEEVRSYNRATTSQKCVRAGGKHNDLENVGYTARHHTFFEMLGNFSFGDYFKEKAIELAWDLLTNGYRLPSDKLWISVYLDDDEAYGIWQKNIGVPDDRIVRFGEKDNFWSMGDTGPCGPCSEIMIDRGEAYGCGRPDCRVGCECDRYLEIWNLVFMQYNRDESGRMTPLPKPSIDTGMGLERIASVIQNVPTNYDTDLLLPIIRMAENLSQKHFGESGPSDIAMKVIADHSRSTAFLIGDGVLPANEGRGYVLRRIMRRAIRYGRNIGLTRPFLHRTVEKVFDIMKPAYPELSEAAAFITNVIKNEEIRFLETLDNGLKLLNETLVEMKSQGRTEVPGQVLFKLYDTFGFPVDIVRDVIRDREWSMDMEGFNSAMQKQREQSRSIATFAKVIDAYKNLSAGGFKPEFVGYDTLSCQAKVMVMVKDGSDVSQAQTGEPVEIVTDRTPFYGEAGGQAGDRGALAGHTGKMEITTTIKDPNGLIIHRGKVVSGHIQKGDSVTLSVDENTRKATALNHTATHILHAVLREVLGDHVKQAGSLVAPDRLRFDFTHFAQVDAATLNSIETQVNAHIRRNVSTHTEEMDAEKAFKSNATALFEEKYGDRVRVISLADFSKELCGGTHTGRTGDIGFFKIIAESSVASGVRRIEAVTSDAAVSFVQQTAGLLQDAARLVREKPESVPQRIDKIISDHKALEKKLVDLQGKIASGSAAPANSIETKTVKGVSLLVQKVAVDSPAALRNMADQFKDKLQSGIIVLGSVSDSKVMLIAVVTKDLTDRFHAGNIVKAAAAVVGGSGGGRPDMAQAGGTKPELLDQALDSVVSLIEKS